A portion of the Rhodococcus pseudokoreensis genome contains these proteins:
- a CDS encoding DNA alkylation repair protein: MIFARAVGDVWDSAFVTSTADDVKRALDEVSDEADAVALARFFKTGPGEYGEGDVFIGVRVPRTRSVVRAHADLDLPEVEVLLDSPVHEHRLAGLLVLVAQFDRSAKSGDDALGEKIASFYLDLVMRGRVDNWDLVDASAERILGGWLFDRPRDLVYELAADDDLWRRRVALLTTFGFIRRGDASTTLEVAESVLGDRRDLTQKATGWMLREVGKRVDRALLTGFLDRNAAAMGRTALTYACEHLTAEERAGYRAMR, translated from the coding sequence GTGATCTTCGCTCGCGCTGTCGGTGACGTGTGGGACAGTGCCTTCGTGACTTCCACCGCAGACGACGTGAAGCGCGCTCTCGACGAGGTGTCGGACGAGGCCGACGCCGTCGCTCTGGCACGGTTCTTCAAGACCGGACCGGGGGAGTACGGGGAGGGCGACGTCTTCATCGGCGTGCGGGTTCCCCGGACGCGCAGCGTGGTCCGGGCGCACGCCGATCTGGACCTGCCGGAGGTGGAGGTACTGCTCGACAGCCCGGTGCACGAGCACCGACTGGCGGGGCTGCTGGTGCTCGTCGCGCAGTTCGACAGGTCGGCGAAGTCGGGCGACGACGCCCTCGGCGAGAAGATCGCGTCGTTCTACCTCGACCTGGTGATGCGGGGCCGGGTCGACAACTGGGATCTGGTGGACGCGTCCGCCGAGCGGATCCTGGGCGGGTGGCTGTTCGACCGGCCGCGGGACCTGGTGTACGAGTTGGCCGCGGACGACGACCTCTGGCGGCGGCGCGTCGCGCTGCTCACCACGTTCGGCTTCATTCGCCGGGGTGACGCGTCCACGACGCTCGAGGTCGCGGAGTCCGTCCTCGGTGATCGCCGCGACCTCACCCAGAAGGCGACGGGTTGGATGCTGCGGGAGGTCGGCAAGCGGGTCGACCGCGCCCTGCTGACCGGTTTCCTCGACCGGAACGCCGCGGCGATGGGCCGCACGGCCCTGACGTACGCGTGCGAGCACCTCACCGCCGAGGAGCGTGCGGGCTACCGCGCGATGCGCTGA
- a CDS encoding SPW repeat domain-containing protein, whose translation MRSWSRMQDVVAIVIGVFAALSPLWLDTNNAAMWSLIVLGVLVALSGLVHMARPEMTAAEYAMAVFGVLLFIAPWVMNFDAFTGASWTAWVVGVLAVVVAVTGLPMMSSRMHGHGGLATHH comes from the coding sequence ATGAGATCGTGGAGTCGTATGCAAGATGTGGTGGCGATCGTGATCGGAGTCTTCGCGGCACTCTCGCCGTTATGGCTCGACACCAACAACGCCGCGATGTGGTCACTCATCGTCCTCGGTGTACTCGTGGCCCTCTCCGGTCTCGTCCATATGGCCCGCCCGGAGATGACTGCGGCCGAGTACGCGATGGCCGTCTTCGGAGTGCTGCTGTTCATCGCCCCGTGGGTGATGAACTTCGACGCATTCACGGGCGCGTCGTGGACCGCATGGGTCGTCGGTGTCCTGGCAGTCGTCGTGGCTGTCACGGGGTTGCCGATGATGAGTTCCCGGATGCACGGACACGGAGGGCTGGCAACACATCACTGA
- a CDS encoding glutamate racemase — MIVALIDSGLGMLPTAAWLRKLRPELDLILALDPDGAPWGPKPEQWVIDRVLATAQRSVDRGAEVIVLPCNTASVAALDHVREFVGPQVPVVGTVPAIKPAAAAFESVAVWATAATTASRYQADLIEKFGNGSSVVGVACHGLAEAIDRGEREAAIAAIASAVERTPGDVGGVVLGCTHYPLMADEIAAQLPAGVRLFDSAEAVAAQTLRRIDSLNRPSTGEGTVEVFLSGRPGRLPASAEAFPAGQLLAAGRSQPS, encoded by the coding sequence GTGATTGTTGCGCTCATCGACTCGGGTCTCGGCATGCTGCCGACGGCGGCGTGGCTGCGCAAGTTGCGACCCGAACTGGATCTGATCCTCGCGCTGGATCCGGACGGGGCCCCGTGGGGTCCCAAGCCGGAGCAGTGGGTGATCGACCGCGTTCTCGCGACCGCGCAGCGCAGCGTCGACCGCGGCGCCGAGGTGATCGTGCTGCCGTGCAACACGGCGAGCGTCGCCGCGCTCGACCACGTCCGGGAGTTCGTCGGGCCGCAGGTTCCGGTCGTCGGGACGGTTCCGGCGATCAAGCCGGCCGCCGCCGCGTTCGAGTCGGTGGCCGTCTGGGCGACCGCGGCGACGACGGCGAGCCGGTATCAAGCCGATCTGATCGAGAAGTTCGGGAACGGCAGTTCGGTGGTGGGGGTCGCGTGCCACGGTCTCGCGGAGGCCATCGACCGGGGTGAGCGGGAGGCTGCGATCGCTGCCATCGCGTCCGCCGTGGAGCGGACGCCCGGCGACGTCGGCGGGGTGGTGCTGGGCTGCACCCACTATCCGTTGATGGCCGACGAGATCGCGGCGCAGCTGCCTGCCGGGGTGCGGTTGTTCGACAGCGCCGAGGCGGTGGCGGCGCAGACCCTGCGCCGCATCGACTCGCTGAACCGGCCGAGCACGGGGGAGGGCACCGTCGAGGTGTTCCTCAGCGGCAGGCCCGGACGGCTGCCCGCGAGCGCGGAGGCGTTCCCCGCCGGTCAGCTACTGGCCGCGGGAAGATCTCAGCCGAGCTGA
- a CDS encoding NAD(P)/FAD-dependent oxidoreductase yields the protein MQKIVIVGAGLSGLRTAEELRRAGFEDDLILLGGEPHLPYDRPPLSKEVMRGEKSDTTLKPREFFDEKDIELRLGVEAASVDTESRILRLADGSELGYDELVIATGLVPRRIQGLPDLAGVHVLRSIDESLALRADLAEGRRALIVGAGFIGCELAASMRAGGLDVVLVEPQPTPLASVLGEKIGGLVARLHTNEGVDLRAGVGLTSLVGTDRVTGAVLGDGSEVDVDVVAIGVGSVPVTAWLDGSGVELDNGVVCDGVGRTAVPHVWAVGDVAAWQLQVGGRKRVEHWSNAGEQAKILAGALTGTGDENAAAQVPYFWSDQYDIKIQALGTVAATDEVHVIKDDGRKFLAYYERDGILAGVVGGGMAGGVMKMRAKIAAGTPIGEVLEAASA from the coding sequence GTGCAGAAAATTGTGATCGTCGGGGCGGGCCTGTCGGGCCTGCGCACCGCGGAGGAACTCCGGCGTGCCGGATTCGAGGATGACCTGATTCTTCTGGGAGGTGAACCGCACCTTCCCTACGACCGCCCGCCGCTGTCGAAGGAAGTGATGCGCGGGGAGAAGAGCGACACCACGCTCAAGCCGCGCGAGTTCTTCGACGAGAAGGACATCGAACTGCGGCTGGGGGTCGAGGCCGCCTCGGTGGACACCGAATCCCGCATCCTGAGACTCGCCGACGGCAGCGAACTCGGCTACGACGAACTCGTCATCGCCACCGGTCTCGTGCCGCGGCGGATCCAGGGACTGCCGGACCTCGCGGGCGTCCACGTTCTCCGGTCCATCGACGAGAGCCTGGCGTTGCGCGCGGACCTCGCCGAGGGCAGGCGGGCGCTCATCGTCGGGGCCGGATTCATCGGCTGCGAGCTGGCGGCGAGCATGCGGGCAGGCGGGCTCGACGTGGTGCTGGTGGAGCCGCAGCCGACGCCGCTCGCGTCCGTGCTCGGCGAGAAGATCGGGGGGCTCGTCGCCCGGCTGCACACAAACGAGGGAGTCGACCTGCGCGCCGGTGTCGGGCTCACCTCACTGGTGGGCACCGACCGGGTCACCGGGGCCGTCCTCGGTGACGGAAGCGAGGTGGACGTCGACGTCGTGGCGATCGGGGTCGGCTCGGTCCCGGTCACCGCGTGGCTGGACGGCTCGGGCGTCGAACTGGACAACGGTGTGGTGTGCGACGGCGTCGGACGCACGGCGGTCCCGCACGTGTGGGCGGTCGGCGACGTGGCGGCGTGGCAGCTGCAGGTGGGCGGCCGCAAGCGCGTCGAGCACTGGAGCAACGCCGGGGAGCAGGCGAAGATCCTCGCCGGGGCGCTGACCGGCACCGGTGACGAGAACGCCGCAGCTCAGGTGCCCTATTTCTGGAGCGATCAGTACGACATCAAGATCCAGGCCCTGGGCACGGTGGCGGCCACCGACGAGGTGCACGTGATCAAGGACGACGGCCGCAAGTTCCTCGCCTACTACGAGCGGGACGGCATCCTGGCCGGTGTCGTCGGCGGCGGGATGGCGGGCGGTGTCATGAAGATGCGGGCCAAGATCGCGGCGGGAACTCCGATCGGCGAGGTCCTCGAGGCCGCGTCGGCGTAG
- a CDS encoding TetR/AcrR family transcriptional regulator gives MPVPHLGKPGGPQPRKGRRRRSAKIDGDARELILDAAESLIAVHGFDATSTASIASAAHVPKGLVFYYFPSKTDILLALLSERLPTEPFGDVSPLVTPGDPAASLVNLDAALNLRDHHSSVMRVIIWREAETHPDVRAHLRRFRDYLSDITERLLQASSPYPVQPGTLRACATAWVAAMFSVAGNDRLHDLDDLPRQHGEELGNVARVVAAGMVQLG, from the coding sequence ATGCCAGTACCCCATCTCGGAAAGCCCGGTGGCCCCCAACCGCGGAAAGGCAGGCGACGGCGCAGCGCGAAGATCGACGGCGACGCCCGGGAGTTGATTCTCGACGCCGCCGAATCCCTCATCGCCGTACACGGATTCGATGCCACGTCCACCGCATCGATCGCCTCTGCCGCACACGTCCCGAAAGGACTGGTGTTCTACTACTTCCCCTCCAAGACCGACATCCTCCTGGCACTGCTGTCCGAGCGACTGCCGACCGAACCCTTCGGCGATGTGAGCCCCCTGGTGACTCCGGGCGACCCCGCCGCCAGCCTCGTCAACCTCGACGCCGCACTGAATCTGCGCGATCACCACTCGTCGGTGATGCGGGTGATCATCTGGCGCGAGGCCGAGACCCACCCGGACGTCCGCGCCCACCTGAGACGGTTCCGCGACTACCTCAGCGACATCACCGAGCGACTGCTGCAGGCCAGTTCGCCGTACCCCGTGCAACCCGGGACGCTCCGGGCGTGCGCGACGGCGTGGGTGGCCGCGATGTTCTCCGTCGCGGGCAACGACCGCCTGCACGACCTCGACGACCTGCCGCGACAACACGGCGAGGAACTCGGCAACGTCGCACGGGTGGTGGCGGCCGGGATGGTTCAGCTCGGCTGA